From a region of the Nonlabens sp. Hel1_33_55 genome:
- a CDS encoding acyl-CoA thioesterase encodes MEQLTPRKSFTTVTDLVLPSETNPLQNLFGGELLARMDRAASIAARRHCRRIVVTASVNHVAFNRSVPLGSVVTIEAQVSRAFKSSMEVYMDVWIEDRESGDRAKANEAIYSFVAVDDTGRPVTIPPIHPETEEEKERYDAALRRKQLSLVLAGKMKAKDATELKALFE; translated from the coding sequence ATGGAACAGTTGACGCCTAGAAAGTCTTTTACCACGGTTACAGATCTTGTATTGCCTAGTGAGACCAACCCGTTACAAAATCTATTTGGTGGTGAGTTGCTGGCGCGTATGGACCGTGCAGCAAGTATTGCCGCAAGACGTCACTGTCGTCGTATTGTGGTAACAGCATCTGTAAACCATGTTGCCTTTAACCGCAGCGTTCCCCTGGGAAGTGTAGTGACAATTGAAGCACAAGTGTCTAGGGCCTTTAAATCTTCCATGGAAGTTTATATGGATGTCTGGATCGAGGATCGTGAAAGCGGTGATCGTGCCAAAGCCAACGAAGCCATTTATTCTTTCGTAGCTGTGGATGATACCGGTAGACCCGTAACCATTCCACCAATTCACCCAGAAACCGAAGAGGAAAAAGAACGTTATGACGCAGCATTGCGCCGCAAACAATTAAGCCTTGTTCTTGCCGGCAAAATGAAAGCAAAAGACGCTACGGAATTAAAAGCGCTATTTGAATAA